The following coding sequences lie in one Aspergillus puulaauensis MK2 DNA, chromosome 3, nearly complete sequence genomic window:
- a CDS encoding uncharacterized protein (COG:S;~EggNog:ENOG410PICM;~InterPro:IPR036864,IPR007219,IPR001138;~TransMembrane:3 (o512-532i544-561o573-592i);~go_function: GO:0000981 - DNA-binding transcription factor activity, RNA polymerase II-specific [Evidence IEA];~go_function: GO:0003677 - DNA binding [Evidence IEA];~go_function: GO:0008270 - zinc ion binding [Evidence IEA];~go_process: GO:0006351 - transcription, DNA-templated [Evidence IEA];~go_process: GO:0006355 - regulation of transcription, DNA-templated [Evidence IEA]), translating to MDAIEETRIENGSSPAAEVETDLKQKGVMSGGKIMVAGGPGRKSKACLECKKLKMKCEVFPGDRKCRQCLRRKAHCIFRPASYAVQIDGDGAATGITDRYEQKMDSMTEEMKRMRESLDALLAFKQSHSTSPDGGHPVHIPLTSTPLSTTSPAGLSTREDNTQMAMTRENSLEPAPNGDHRDGAVTVEEPMGSLYEVTRLRNIRSNKAKTARPHAGAQGELNDFISRGVISEYEAEELYRTCGRRSPARKKSSADLIRFHTSLNHYLWVGLEQTHPSFNSIRKSSELLTATILAVTALHLPTSADTFDKCYKEFLSLISSSMFSRYHSIDDVRGLCIAAFWLSDVSWKLSGHAIRIATELNIHQSFTKALEGDREHFLRARLWYMLYVCDHHFSIAYGRPPMIAESTQIREHELFLASPFADTLDARILSQVSLMQILTRVYDRFAERRLPDPRAIRTATTSVSYDSYASMLSEEDLMDVRNFNLEIEQWRMRWYARQQTSGFIGTFPPKGIILYSYFAKLQLNILAVRGVSLHSGRLSTERKELTNIAISAAASILTFVLEEEDMRRALVGTPLYVHTMIAFASVFLMKVATKWNRIMGFNIEHSYVNVSRLLENMVILLKSSVTSDRHVLHHIAAGLEKMLAKMTAEAAAEDYVKPAHSYNHETVGYNKAAVDAASVPGTGLGTPLHGGHIHGQGWERPSPSQEFYGDGLTFINDSLLYEAFGTEAANNDVYNLLTSHFT from the exons ATGGACGCGATTGAAGAGACACGGATTGAAAATGGCTCGTCGCCGGCTGCAGAAGTTGAGACAGACCTCAAACAGAAGGGCGTCATGTCCGGCGGGAAAATTATGGTTGCTGGGGGGCCGGGGCGCAAGTCCAAGGCTT GTCTCGAGTgcaagaagttgaagatgaaatgCGAGGTGTTTCCAGGGGACCGCAAATGTCGACAATGCCTGCGGAGAAAGGCGCATTGCATCTTTCGGCCTGCATCATATGCAGTGCAGATAGATGGCGACGGAGCAGCCACTGGTATCACTGACAGATACGA GCAGAAGATGGACTCCATGACAGAGGAAATGAAGCGCATGAGAGAAAGCTTAGATGCTCTACTTGCCTTCAAGCAATCACATTCGACATCTCCGGATGGCGGCCACCCCGTCCACATTCCCCTTACCAGTACGCCGTTGAGCACGACAAGTCCGGCTGGGCTTTCAACTCGAGAGGACAATACCCAAATGGCCATGACGAGAGAGAATTCCCTCGAACCAGCTCCCAATGGCGATCACCGGGACGGGGCTGTCACTGTGGAGGAGCCGATGGGAAGCCTCTACGAAGTGACCCGGCTGAGGAATATTCGCAGTAACAAGGCTAAAACCGCAAGACCACACGCAGGCGCGCAAGGGGAGTTGAACGATTTCATCTCGCGGGGCGTGATATCCGAATACGAAGCGGAAGAGTTGTACAGAACGTGCGGACGTCGATCCCCTGCGAGGAAAAAGTCCAGTGCTGATTTGATCAGATTCCACACCTCGTTAAATCACTATCTCTGGGTCGGTCTGGAGCAAACACATCCGTCATTCAACTCGATCCGCAAATCATCAGAACTATTGACGGCAACGATCCTCGCCGTCACGGCGTTACACCTTCCAACAAGTGCCGACACATTCGACAAGTGCTATAAAGAGTTTCTGTCACTGATATCCTCGTCCATGTTCTCCCGGTACCACAGTATAGACGACGTCCGGGGTCTTTGCATCGCTGCATTTTGGCTATCAGACGTCTCGTGGAAGTTGTCTGGGCATGCGATCCGCATCGCGACAGAGCTGAATATCCACCAGTCGTTTACGAAAGCCCTAGAAGGCGATCGCGAACACTTTCTCCGGGCACGGCTGTGGTACATGCTGTACGTATGCGACCACCACTTCAGTATCGCCTACGGCCGTCCTCCGATGATCGCCGAGTCCACTCAGATTCGCGAGCacgagctcttcctcgcgtCGCCTTTTGCAGACACCCTTGATGCGCGAATTCTGTCGCAGGTTTCTCTTATGCAGATCCTGACGCGGGTATACGACCGGTTTGCGGAACGGCGTCTCCCTGATCCGCGCGCGATTCGAACAGCGACAACGAGCGTCTCGTACGACTCTTATGCTTCGATGCTCTCGGAGGAAGATTTGATGGATGTCCGGAATTTTAACCTCGAGATTGAGCAGTGGCGGATGCGGTGGTACGCGAGACAGCAGACAAGCGGGTTCATTGGGACGTTCCCGCCCAAGGGCATCATCCTCTACAGCTACTTTGCGAAATTGCAGCTCAATATCCTCGCCGTAAGGGGGGTGAGTTTGCACTCGGGCCGGCTGTCGACGGAGCGTAAGGAGCTCACGAACATAGCCatctcagcagcagcgagcATCTTGACATTTGtactggaagaggaggatatgCGACGAGCACTCGTTGGGACGCCACTGTATGTGCACACCATGATTGCGTTTGCGTCAGTGTTCTTGATGAAGGTCGCCACGAAGTGGAACCGCATCATGGGCTTCAACATTGAGCACAGCTACGTGAACGTGTCGCGGCTGCTGGAGAACATGGTTATACTGCTGAAGAGCTCGGTCACGTCGGATCGCCATGTGCTTCACCATATTGCGGCAGGCCTGGAGAAGATGCTGGCCAAGATGACGgcggaggctgctgctgaagacTACGTGAAGCCGGCGCATAGTTACAACCACGAGACCGTCGGGTATAACAAAGCTGCCGTTGACGCAGCATCTGTCCCTGGTACAGGGCTTGGTACTCCGCTTCATGGCGGTCATATCCATGGCCAAGGCTGGGAACGTCCATCACCGAGTCAGGAGTTCTATGGTGATGGCTTGACGTTTATAAACGATAGTCTGTTGTATGAAGCGTTTGGGACGGAGGCCGCTAACAACGACGTGTATAATCTTCTTACCAGCCATTTCACATGA
- a CDS encoding uncharacterized protein (COG:G;~EggNog:ENOG410PHFT;~InterPro:IPR020846,IPR011701,IPR036259;~PFAM:PF07690;~TransMembrane:11 (o99-116i128-151o157-176i188-211o223-243i292-311o323-345i357-375o381-402i414-435o447-468i);~go_function: GO:0022857 - transmembrane transporter activity [Evidence IEA];~go_process: GO:0055085 - transmembrane transport [Evidence IEA]), which translates to MTAAQEIATASAAVDYTAIVSAWPPEERARREKKFLRKVDFRLLPILVSPAERRSTLVCKGLTVRSIIMYLLNYVDRNALPQARVQGLEDDLGLKGVEYNVVLSITFIGYIVMQVPSNMALSYCRPSLYLSGCMIAWGVVSGATGAVQGFGGLAATRLFLGVTEAPFFAGCAFLFSGWYTRKELGLRLGIFFCSAMVAGAFGGLFAAGIAAAFKNNGIASWRWLFIIEGAATVVFAIITGFVIPDWPATTRWLSEEEKALGIMRIVEDAGSEEEDISTKTAFKLAAKDHRGWLCILGQMCLQAVASLTNFLPTLVENFGFSTIHTLLLTAPPYIFTAAFCLFNTWYSDRSSTRSPHIVYPSLVAIAGIIITMATTNIGARYFALFLMLPGTYGCFQISNAWMANIGARPQKKRAISLAMNNSIGNLALVWTPYLYPDSDGPRYTTAWSVNLALTVLTVASTVILSFILKKDNKRLEDSAPSYTREAGVAKMSSEHVERNVGHDEGQSVGRANTGAFKYQV; encoded by the exons ATGACAGCCGCTCAAGAGATCGCAACGGCATCCGCCGCGGTCGACTACACCGCTATTGTTTCAGCATGGCCGCCGGAGGAAAGAGCGCGACGGGAGAAAAAGTTCCTAAGAAAAGTCGATTTTCGACTTCTACCTATCCTTGTGAGTCCCGCCGAACGAAGAAGCACCTTGGTCTGCAAGGGTCTAACAGTCCGATCGATTATCATGTATTTGTTGAACTACGTCGACAGAAACGCATTGCCCCAGGCTCGAGTTCAAGGCCTAGAGGATGATCTGGGATTGAAGGGTGTTGAATACAACGTTGTACTCAGCATAACCTTCATCGGGTACATCGTGATGCAGG TCCCTAGCAACATGGCTTTGAGCTACTGCCGACCGAGTCTCTATCTCTCCGGCTGTATGAT CGCATGGGGCGTTGTTAGTGGTGCTACAGGTGCTGTTCAAGGCTTCGG CGGACTGGCGGCCACCCGGTTATTTCTTGGAGTCACCGAG gcgcccttcttcgccggttGCGCATTTCTGTTTAGTGGGTGGTACACCCGAAAGGAGCTGGGCCTGCGCCTGGGAATATTCTTCTGCTCGGCCATGGTGGCTGGTGCATTCGGCGGTCTCTTCGCTGCCGGCATAGCTGCGGCCTTTAAGAACAACGGCATTGcgagctggcgctggctcttCATAATCGAGGGCGCGGCCACTGTCGTTTTCGCCATTATCACCGGATTTGTCATCCCCGATTGGCCAGCGACGACCAGGTGGctgtcggaggaggagaaggcacTTGGAATTATGCGAATTGTCGAAGATGCGGGtagcgaagaggaagatatcAGCACCAAGACAGCATTCAAGCTGGCCGCCAAAGACCACCGGGGTTGGCTGTGCATTCTTGGGCAGATGTGCTTGCAGGCCGTGGCT TCTCTCACCAACTTTCTCCCGACGCTCGTCGAGAATTTCGGATTCTCGACCATCCACACTCTGCTCCTGACCGCGCCGCCTTATATTTTCACCGCCGCGTTCTGTCTCTTCAACACATGGTATTCCGACCGAAGCAGCACACGCTCGCCGCATATAGTCTACCCCAGTTTGGTTGCAATCGCtggcatcatcatcaccatggccACTACCAACATCGGGGCTCGCTacttcgccctcttcctgaTGCTTCCGGGGACGTACGGGTGCTTCCAGATCAGCAATGCGTGGATGGCCAACATCGGTGCTAGACCTCAGAAGAAGCGCGCCATTAGTCTCGCCATGAACAACTCGATCGGGAACCTTGCTCTCGTCTGGACGCCATACCTATACCCGGACAGTGATGGACCGCGTTACACGACCGCCTGGTCTGTCAACTTGGCCCTGACGGTACTGACTGTGGCGAGCACTGTGATCTTGAGTTTCATCCTGAAGAAAGATAACAAACGGTTGGAGGATAGTGCGCCCTCTTACACCAGGGAGGCGGGAGTCGCCAAAATGTCGAGCGAGCATGTTGAGAGGAATGTTGGTCATGATGAAGGGCAGTCAGTCGGCAGGGCCAACACTGGAGCCTTCAAATATCAAGTTTGA
- a CDS encoding putative peroxisomal dehydratase (COG:I;~EggNog:ENOG410PI66;~InterPro:IPR002539,IPR029069;~PFAM:PF01575) — MSGPGAGHQFPAQEVSWLKRDALLFANSIGATSNELHFLFELHPNFAVFPTYPIILPFKLTDQEVTDFYGRSKGSPIPGVPNFDARRVVDGQRKLTVLKQLPTSSAGRKFELRNKVVGVYDKGKASVVETEQSIVDAQSGEVYSIVNSSAFYVGQGGWGGPKGPATPNYPPPKGRKPDAVTENQTTTETAQLYRLNGDYNPLHATPEPGKQMGFGGVIIHGLYSWNATAHSVLEAFGGSDPKNFKEFQARFASPVKPGDKLTTEMWRTGEVVDGFEEIRFATKNQNGQVVLSNGRALIRVQKKDAKL, encoded by the exons ATGTCTGGTCCCGGCGCCGGCCACCAATTCCCCGCCCAGGAGGTCTCCTGGCTCAAGCGCGACGCCCTGCTCTTCGCAAACAGCATCGGCGCGACCTCCAACGAGCTGCACTTTCTCTTC GAACTGCACCCGAACTTTGCTGTCTTCCCTACCTACCCTATTATCCTGC CATTCAAACTCACCGACCAAGAAGTAACCGACTTCTACGGCCGCTCAAAAGGCAGCCCCATCCCGGGCGTACCCAACTTTGACGCCCGGCGCGTCGTCGACGGCCAGCGCAAGCTCACCGTGCTCAAGCAGCTGCCGACCAGCAGCGCAGGCCGGAAATTCGAGCTCCGCAACAAGGTCGTCGGCGTGTacgacaagggcaaggcGTCGGTTGTTGAGACGGAGCAGTCGATTGTCGATGCGCAGTCTGGAGAGGTTTACTCGATTGTAAACAGTAGTGCGTTCTATGTTGGACAAGGCGGATGGGGTGGACCAAAGG GCCCCGCGACACCAAACTACCCCCCTCCCAAGGGTCGCAAGCCAGATGCCGTGACTGAGAACCAAACGACGACTGAGACTGCCCAGCTCTATCG GTTAAACGGCGACTACAACCCCCTCCACGCAACGCCCGAGCCCGGGAAGCAGATGGGCTTCGGCGGTGTCATCATCCACGGGCTCTACAGCTGGAACGCGACTGCGCACAGCGTGCTCGAGGCGTTCGGCGGCAGCGACCCGAAGAACTTCAAGGAGTTCCAGGCGCGGTTTGCGTCGCCGGTGAAACCGGGCGATAAGCTTACGACGGAGATGTGGCGGACTGGAGAGGTCGTTgatgggtttgaggagatccGGTTTGCGacgaagaaccagaacggACAGGTTGTGCTTAGCAATGGAAGGGCGTTGATTCGGGTGCAGAAGAAGGATGCGAAGCTTTAG
- a CDS encoding uncharacterized protein (TransMembrane:1 (i108-133o)) — protein MHYEEIPKTSDTESVPPYEELDLDPRPPQNPISGYSSVPQNDTIPDEEQPPQDHHHAYLSQLECQPSSRRGCRTLNPLPPPSTFQPHTHCESCDRFIARQHKMRYQRFCCAMVSLTISIAMVCGLLLGSVIAYSNKDGREWKH, from the exons ATGCACTACGAAGAAATCCCCAAAACCTCCGACACGGAATCCGTCCCTCCCTACGAGGAGTTAGACCTAGACCCGCGACCACCGCAAAACCCTATCTCGGGG tactCCTCCGTCCCCCAAAACGACACCATCCCAGACGAAGAACAACCACCGcaagaccaccaccacgccTACCTCAGCCAGCTCGAATGCCAGCCATCGTCCCGTCGAGGATGCCGCACCTTGAaccccctcccaccaccctcGACATTCCAACCCCACACCCACTGCGAATCATGCGATCGGTTTATAGCGCGGCAGCACAAGATGCGGTACCAGCGGTTCTGCTGCGCGATGGTGTCGCTGACGATTAGCATTGCGATGGTGtgtgggttgttgttggggtcTGTGATTGCGTACTCGAATAAGGATGGGCGGGAGTGGAAGCATTGA
- a CDS encoding NAD(P)H-dependent oxidoreductase (InterPro:IPR013974,IPR036291,IPR005106;~PFAM:PF01408,PF08666;~go_function: GO:0016491 - oxidoreductase activity [Evidence IEA];~go_function: GO:0050661 - NADP binding [Evidence IEA];~go_process: GO:0055114 - oxidation-reduction process [Evidence IEA]), which produces MTSLSTKLAERERAGKPIQVGIIGAGKFGSMFISQSFRTTGIHLAGIADLSKDRALAALKRTGYPTDKYDETCTMSVSNGIKSGKTVITTDSTALIATPEIDVVLEVTGSPAAGVRHALLCCEHKKHIVMVNVEADVLCGPLLARRAQEAGIIYSMAYGDQPALIAEMVDWARTAGFDVVCAGKGTKHLPQYHYSTPVTVWDNYGFTKEQLDSGDFNPQMFNSFLDGTKSALEMAAVANGCGLSPPSGGLMFPPCGVWDLPNSLKPKSDGGLLEKSGTVEVVSCMETDGRWVFNDLRWGVYVIIKAPGEYQKECFKQYGLKTDASGWYAAQYKPYHLIGLELGVSIATIMGRGEPTGQTKTWSGDVVATAKRDLEVGEKLDGEGGFTVYGKLMTAEDSMAIEGLPIGLAHGWMLKRSVKKDQALSWEDIEYTETAPAVSVRREMEAIFKNEFKAKANGVNGTH; this is translated from the exons ATGACGAGTCTCTCCACTAAGCTCGCAGAGCGTGAAAGGGCTGGCAAGCCTATCCAGGTCGGCATCATCGGAGCTGGAAAGTTCGGCTCCATGTTCATTTCACAATCTTTCCGCACAACTGGAATCCATCTCGCGGGCATCGCTGATCTCTCGAAAGACCGCGCTCTTGCCGCTCTTAAGCGCACGGGGTACCCCACGGACAAGTACGATGAGACCTGCACCATGTCTGTGTCCAATGGCATCAAGTCTGGGAAGACTGTTATTACGACAGACTCTACGGCTCTTATTGCAACACCTGAGATAGACGTTGTGCTCGAGGTGACTGGCAGCCCGGCAGCCGGCGTTCGGCACGCCCTTCTGTGCTGTGAGCACAAAAAGCACATTGTCATGGTTAACGTGGAGGCGGATGTCCTCTGTGGCCCCCTATTGGCGCGACGCGCCCAAGAGGCTGGCATCATTTACTCCATGGCATACGGCGACCAACCAGCCTTGATCGCAGAAATGGTCGATTGGGCACGCACAGCTGGGTTCGATGTTGTCTGTGCTGGCAAGGGAACCAAGCACCTACCCCAGTACCACTACTCAACGCCGGTGACTGTGTGGGACAACTATGGCTTCACCAAGGAGCAATTGGATTCTGGTGACTTCAACCCACAGATGTTTAACTCGTTCCTTGATGGCACGAAATCTGCTCTGGAGATGGCCGCTGTTGCCAACGGTTGTGGCCTGAGCCCACCTTCAGGCGGTTTGATGTTCCCGCCCTGCGGCGTGTGGGATCTTCCCAACTCCTTGAAGCCCAAGAGCGACGGCGGTCTTCTTGAGAAGTCTGGGACTGTTGAAGTTGTCTCATGCATGGAGACTGACGGCCGCTGGGTGTTCAACGACTTGCGATGGGGTGTCTATGTGATCATCAAGG CCCCCGGCGAATACCAAAAGGAGTGCTTCAAGCAATACGGTCTCAAGACTGACGCCAGCGGTTGGTACGCTGCGCAGTACAAGCCTTACCACCTCATCGGTCTCGAGCTCGGCGTGTCAATCGCGACCATCATGGGCCGTGGCGAGCCCACTGGCCAGACCAAGACCTGGTCCGGAGATGTCGTGGCCACCGCCAAGCGCGACCTTGAGGTCGGCGAGAAGCTGGATGGCGAGGGTGGCTTCACTGTCTACGGCAAGCTTATGACCGCGGAGGACTCGATGGCCATTGAGGGTCTGCCCATTGGCCTGGCGCACGGATGGATGCTGAAACGATCCGTCAAGAAGGACCAAGCTCTTAGCTGGGAAGATATCGAGTACACCGAGACCGCGCCGGCTGTGTCTGTGCGAagagagatggaggccatcttcaagaacgagttcaaggccaaggccaatGGCGTCAACGGCACTCATTAG
- a CDS encoding FAD-binding oxidoreductase (CAZy:AA7;~COG:C;~EggNog:ENOG410PKNQ;~InterPro:IPR016166,IPR006094,IPR036318;~PFAM:PF01565;~SECRETED:SignalP(1-21);~go_function: GO:0016491 - oxidoreductase activity [Evidence IEA];~go_function: GO:0050660 - flavin adenine dinucleotide binding [Evidence IEA];~go_function: GO:0071949 - FAD binding [Evidence IEA];~go_process: GO:0055114 - oxidation-reduction process [Evidence IEA]) yields MRLAPTVAAALLGLVPELTLATSPEASADQCCAALLKSKVGDKVVRPSSAAYKKSVQSYWSVNVQLEPTCIVQPQSADDVSAAVKTLTTAGGDEPCKFAIRSGGHMTWAGANNIETGVTVDLSNMNSTVYDKEAGIASILPGARWQAVYKTLEEYNVVVPGGRTGPVGVGGFLLGGGNSFHAARVGLACDSVENYEVVLASGRIVNANNSTNRDLFKALKGGANNFGIVTKYDLKTIDNAHMWGGLTVFTPNSTEQVISSAVKFVDNIEKDPYASWIGLWTYNATVDELTVGSLLQYTKPVPRPAAYNDFYKISNVSSTNGPQTLLQATTEIQQAGGKRNAFLTGTYLNSADILRKALEIQKRKIEDAKTVAKGKDYTLLVIIQPWPKLFWQRNEGNGIGNVLGLERFDENMIQVLYDYTWEEEADDDVFQRLTEESLNELDDYARDAGKYNEYVYLNYADGSQNPLGGYGDESVEYIREVAQRYDPDGVFQTQVPGGFKVSEA; encoded by the exons ATGAGGCTCGCTCCGACTGTGGCTGCTGCCCTGCTCGGCCTTGTGCCCGAGCTCACCCTGGCCACCTCCCCTGAGGCGTCCGCCGATCAATGC TGTGCCGCTCTCCTCAAGAGTAAGGTCGGCGACAAGGTCGTCCGTCCCAGCAGCGCCGCCTACAAGAAGTCTGTACAGTCGTACTGGTCTGTCAATGTCCAGCTCGAGCCGACTTGTATTGTGCAGCCCCAGTCCGCAGATGATGTCTCGGCCGCCGTGAAGACACTGACCACCGCTGGTGGTGACGAGCCCTGCAAGTTCGCTATACGCAGTGGTGGCCATATGACCTGGGCGGGCGCGAACAACATCGAGACCGGTGTGACCGTTGACCTTTCGAACATGAACAGCACTGTTTATGACAAGGAGGCTGGTATTGCGTCCATTCTTCCTGGAGCGCGCTGGCAGGCTGTGTAtaagacgctggaggagtACAATGTTGTCGTCCCAGGAGGCCGTACCGGTCCTGTCGGTGTCGGCGGATTCTTACTCGGAG GAGGAAACTCCTTCCACGCCGCCCGCGTCGGACTCGCCTGCGACAGCGTCGAGAACTAcgaggtcgtcctcgccagcggccgcatcgtcaacgccaacaactcCACCAACAGAGACCTCTTCAAGGCCCTAAAGGGCGGCGCCAACAACTTCGGCATCGTCACCAAGTACGACCTGAAGACTATCGACAACGCGCACATGTGGGGTGGACTGACGGTGTTTACGCCCAACTCGACGGAGCAGGTCATCTCGTCGGCTGTCAAATtcgtcgacaacatcgaGAAAGACCCTTATGCTTCGTGGATTGGTCTGTGGACGTACAATGCGACTGTTGACGAGCTTACTGTGGGCAGCCTCCTGCAGTACACCAAGCCTGTTCCTCGCCCTGCTGCCTACAACGACTTCTACAAGATTTCTAACGTCTCTTCCACGAACGGCCCCCAGACTTTGCTCCAAGCGACTACTGAGATCCAGCAAGCTGGAGGCAAGCG AAATGCCTTCCTGACGGGAACCTACCTCAACAGCGCCGATATCCTCCGCAAAGCCCTCGAGatccagaagaggaagatcgAAGACGCAAAGACCGTcgccaagggcaaggactACACCctgctcgtcatcatccagcCCTGGCCCAAGCTCTTCTGGCAGCGCAATGAGGGCAATGGCATTGGCAACGTGCTTGGCCTTGAGCGCTTCGACGAGAACATGATCC AGGTCCTGTATGATTACacgtgggaggaggaggctgacgACGATGTCTTCCAGCGTCTGACGGAGGAGTCGCTGAACGAGCTGGACGACTACGCCAGGGACGCCGGTAAGTACAACGAGTAC
- a CDS encoding peroxidase family protein (COG:S;~EggNog:ENOG410PNHI;~InterPro:IPR036851,IPR000028;~PFAM:PF01328;~go_function: GO:0004601 - peroxidase activity [Evidence IEA]), whose amino-acid sequence MKLSVIVGLVGVASANSHLGLHLHVGQRQGANDWKPAGVDDARSPCPMLNTLANHNYLPRDGRSISESDWTHALVNALNFDPQVAKGLFGNAILSNTSKDANEFDLDQMNVHNLLEHDASLSRSDAYFGNNHLFDPTVFAQTRSYWTDPTLTAVMLANSKLARQIHSKAFNPTYTYPQTTEETSYNEAGFPIIAFGNMEEGTVRRDWVEYFFENERLPTALGWKVREEPITEEKMGKVVKQITNALNLVTGSSDKDGSGSGKQKRNPHSVS is encoded by the exons ATGAAGCTCTCCGTAATTGTCGGCCTCGTCGGTGTGGCCTCCGCCAACTCGCATCTCGGCCTGCACCTGCACGTCGGCCAGAGACAGGGCGCCAACGACTGGAAGCCCGCCGGAGTGGACGATG CCCGCAGCCCGTGCCCTATGCTCAACACCCTCGCCAACCACAACTACCTCCCCCGCGATGGCCGCAGCATCTCCGAGTCAGACTGGACCCATGCCCTCGTCAACGCTCTGAACTTCGACCCCCAGGTCGCCAAGGGTCTCTTCGGCAATgccatcctctccaacacCTCGAAGGACGCCAATGAGTTCGATCT TGACCAAATGAACgtccacaacctcctcgagCACGACGCCAGTCTCAG CCGCTCCGACGCCTACTTCggcaacaaccacctcttCGACCCAACCGTCTTCGCCCAGACGCGCTCGTACTGGACCGATCCCACCCTCACGGCCGTGATGCTCGCAAACAGCAAGCTCGCCCGCCAGATCCACTCCAAGGCGTTCAACCCGACCTACACGTACCCGCAGACCACCGAGGAGACCAGCTACAACGAGGCCGGGTTCCCGATCATTGCCTTTGGTAACATGGAGGAGGGCACTGTTAGACGGGACTGGGTGGAGTACTTCTttg AAAACGAACGTCTCCCTACAGCACTCGGCTGGAAGGTCCGCGAGGAACCCATcacggaggagaagatgggcaAGGTCGTCAAGCAGATCACCAACGCCCTGAACCTGGTTACGGGGTCGAGCGACAAGGATGGCTCTGGGTCTGGCAAGCAGAAGAGAAACCCTCACTCGGTTTCCTAA